The following proteins come from a genomic window of Laspinema palackyanum D2c:
- a CDS encoding methyl-accepting chemotaxis protein, protein MAKKDPKINPKTKTKPSKIFHKSDLSKIQSSSVQMTESAHEISRIAEDVSTGAIKQIRSLDESTVALNQMVTSLQQTATLASTVATNSEELVSFVNEMAASIEQVTASTVSLATEISEISTNIQETASSIKSVSATTEEMATSSTQLTSSMGEMAASIKSVSRDTDELASAINQTAASIEQITSSISGVALNADDLNTAASQTTSAMDEMAASIEQVSATSENLAAMVEQVSVSIEEMARSVQGVALNSKEITDAATSAATSAEQLDRSIRNVSSLTQQTNQITRKVAADATVGGATVQKTIAGLNLVRASMVKSASAIRETGKRTDEISTIVDTINLIAERTNLLSLNASIEAARAGEAGRGFAVVAEEIRALADRAATATSEIGTIIKSLQTVVGEAVNTSNEGLKVADDSGRLAEDGVNALKQILSGIEETAQLVAQITRASEEQLGAGLAVVTAIDTTASQAKQVAFATAEQSETAQNIVTAAGQMRKIAMEVTKAMSEQARGARDVMKAAQNTSLLTSQIRKATAEQAKGANQIVQAVEAMRRAATSTSRALAQQSTAGEQVSQESARLARLISNISRGMVEQGSASDFIATAVQNLQQQSEQVARAMTEQSRAIREMTQTLKTISSQIESMVHANQEHSSVSETLLRAFQQLREIAEWNARGVKETQRATSSLVERAINLSAIADSINGTAR, encoded by the coding sequence ATGGCTAAAAAAGACCCTAAAATTAACCCCAAAACCAAAACTAAACCCAGCAAAATCTTCCATAAATCGGACCTGAGCAAAATTCAGTCATCCTCCGTACAGATGACCGAATCCGCCCATGAAATTTCGCGGATTGCCGAGGATGTCTCCACCGGAGCCATCAAACAAATTCGCTCCCTGGATGAAAGCACCGTTGCCCTCAACCAAATGGTCACCTCTTTGCAACAAACCGCCACCCTCGCCAGTACCGTGGCCACCAATAGCGAAGAACTCGTCTCCTTTGTCAACGAAATGGCCGCCTCCATCGAGCAAGTCACCGCCAGCACCGTCAGTCTTGCCACGGAAATCTCCGAAATCTCCACCAATATCCAGGAAACCGCCAGTTCCATCAAAAGTGTCAGCGCCACCACCGAAGAAATGGCCACCTCCAGCACCCAACTCACCAGTTCAATGGGAGAAATGGCCGCCTCCATCAAAAGCGTCAGTCGCGATACCGATGAGCTCGCCTCCGCCATCAATCAAACCGCCGCCTCCATTGAACAAATCACCAGTTCCATCTCCGGCGTCGCCCTGAATGCCGACGACCTCAATACCGCCGCCTCCCAAACCACCTCCGCAATGGATGAAATGGCCGCCTCCATTGAACAAGTCTCCGCCACCTCAGAAAACCTCGCCGCAATGGTCGAGCAAGTCTCCGTCTCCATAGAAGAAATGGCCCGCTCCGTCCAAGGAGTCGCCCTCAACAGCAAAGAAATCACCGACGCCGCCACCAGTGCCGCCACCAGCGCCGAACAGCTCGATCGCTCCATCCGCAACGTCTCCTCTCTCACCCAACAAACCAACCAAATCACCCGCAAAGTCGCCGCTGATGCCACCGTCGGCGGGGCCACCGTCCAAAAAACCATCGCCGGACTCAACCTGGTGCGCGCCTCAATGGTCAAATCCGCCTCCGCCATCCGCGAAACCGGCAAACGCACCGACGAAATCAGCACCATCGTTGATACCATCAACCTCATCGCCGAACGCACCAACCTCCTCTCCCTCAATGCCTCCATCGAAGCCGCTAGAGCCGGAGAAGCCGGACGGGGATTCGCCGTCGTTGCTGAAGAAATTCGCGCCCTGGCCGATCGCGCCGCCACCGCCACCTCCGAAATCGGCACCATCATCAAAAGCCTCCAAACCGTCGTCGGTGAAGCCGTCAACACCTCCAACGAAGGCTTAAAAGTCGCCGATGATAGCGGACGTCTCGCCGAAGATGGCGTCAATGCCCTCAAACAAATCCTCAGCGGCATTGAAGAAACCGCCCAACTCGTCGCCCAAATTACCCGCGCCTCGGAAGAACAACTCGGGGCCGGACTTGCCGTCGTCACCGCCATCGATACCACCGCCAGTCAAGCCAAACAAGTCGCCTTCGCCACCGCCGAACAATCCGAAACCGCTCAAAACATCGTCACCGCCGCCGGACAAATGCGGAAAATCGCCATGGAAGTCACCAAAGCCATGAGCGAACAAGCCCGGGGTGCCCGAGATGTCATGAAAGCCGCCCAAAATACCTCCCTACTCACCAGCCAAATTCGCAAAGCCACCGCCGAACAAGCCAAAGGAGCCAATCAAATCGTCCAAGCCGTCGAAGCCATGCGCCGTGCCGCTACCAGCACCTCTCGCGCCCTGGCCCAACAGTCCACCGCCGGAGAACAAGTCTCTCAAGAATCCGCCCGTCTGGCCCGCTTGATTTCTAATATTTCCCGAGGAATGGTGGAACAAGGCAGTGCCAGCGATTTCATTGCCACCGCAGTCCAAAATCTGCAACAGCAATCCGAGCAAGTCGCCCGCGCCATGACTGAACAATCCCGCGCTATCCGAGAAATGACTCAGACCTTAAAGACCATCTCTTCCCAGATTGAATCTATGGTTCATGCTAATCAAGAGCATTCCTCAGTCTCGGAAACCCTTCTGAGGGCATTCCAACAACTGCGGGAAATTGCCGAATGGAACGCTCGCGGGGTCAAAGAAACCCAACGGGCCACATCCTCCTTAGTAGAACGAGCCATTAATTTAAGCGCGATCGCCGATTCCATCAACGGAACCGCAAGATGA
- a CDS encoding chemotaxis protein CheW translates to MTNPPNPNSTFIFFELAHTTYAIPSPIVQQMEMIDHITPVPKTQPFVEGVVFSRGQVIPVVNLRVKFGLEKIPYNCSTRLIVIHINQRTIGLIVDTAREFVCVPPESIQPPPEEMPGWTSRYLSGIATLKDRVILLLNIDQLLNHSPSIEPLTPHPI, encoded by the coding sequence ATGACCAACCCACCCAACCCCAACTCCACCTTTATCTTCTTTGAACTAGCCCACACCACCTACGCCATCCCCTCCCCCATCGTCCAGCAAATGGAAATGATTGACCACATTACCCCAGTGCCCAAAACCCAGCCTTTCGTTGAAGGCGTCGTCTTTTCGCGCGGACAAGTCATTCCCGTGGTCAACTTGCGGGTCAAATTTGGACTCGAAAAAATTCCCTATAACTGCAGCACCCGCTTAATAGTCATTCACATCAATCAGCGCACCATTGGTTTAATCGTCGATACCGCCCGGGAATTCGTCTGCGTACCCCCGGAGTCCATCCAACCCCCCCCAGAAGAAATGCCGGGGTGGACCAGCCGTTACCTCTCAGGAATTGCCACCCTAAAAGACCGCGTAATTCTCCTGCTCAACATTGACCAACTCTTAAACCACTCACCATCAATCGAACCCTTAACCCCCCACCCCATCTAA
- a CDS encoding chemotaxis protein CheA: MSTHPDPKNFFKDFLEDYFAECEDHLTVVRRELLEIEPFVGKAGIERSVLNELFRSFHSLKGLSGMVGVKEAEELAHEMESYLRVLRDQEVILSPEGFDALLGGTKGLEQTIAAHRHEKPSPDISQIVAALKAVTPQTEKAGAVEQSAPVAALQLKAEDITRLQRATETPGVQAWHFIFTPTQQLSTNGINVNKIRDRLQSLGELIYAAPRMTPEGKIAFDFLLVNALNPNTFIGWENDGLTWAPYLASEKNPHPEAESPNPTIPQSPETAPLNEPDPVSPGPGQPTPISPPIAAPLISQSSNVVRVDLPKLDELMRIMGDLVITRSRLSNQLTHLQEQLPVNHLRPLVEINQILERQLRDLREGVMRVRLVPIGEIFARMQFVVRDLVRETPKQVQVELSGQETEIDKFVVERMMDPLLHLVRNAVSHGLETIEERLQAGKPTTGKIALRAKTCGEMVIIEVEDDGRGIHSPQILQKASSQNLLPQRPHPHLNPQPEDPTTLLEILCTPGFSTREVADLASGRGVGMAIVKNTLQELGGTLTLETHTGQGTKFIIELPLTLAIADVLLLSLGPETYAISASSVREAIALPAEAITVFEQTLMIPYRGKIIPLLRLESLFNLIPTESTPGEPPVPPDSTASAPTPSSPHSALFTGIPQQHAPSYTRAIASNWRVVIVSSGPNTVGIAVDRIIGQREIVVRPLNDPLVQVLGISGATEIGDGRVILILDAPALMRAHHPQPHRTS; the protein is encoded by the coding sequence GTGTCCACCCACCCAGACCCTAAAAATTTTTTTAAAGATTTCTTAGAAGACTACTTTGCTGAATGCGAAGACCACTTAACCGTAGTGCGGCGAGAGTTATTGGAGATCGAGCCGTTTGTGGGGAAAGCTGGAATTGAGCGGAGTGTTTTGAACGAACTGTTTCGGAGCTTTCATTCCCTCAAAGGATTATCCGGCATGGTGGGAGTCAAAGAAGCCGAGGAACTTGCCCATGAGATGGAGAGCTACTTGCGGGTGCTGCGAGACCAGGAAGTTATCCTGAGTCCTGAAGGATTTGATGCCTTGTTGGGAGGGACCAAAGGGCTAGAGCAAACCATCGCCGCCCATCGCCATGAAAAGCCCTCTCCGGATATTAGCCAGATCGTGGCCGCCTTAAAGGCTGTCACTCCCCAAACGGAAAAAGCCGGTGCAGTGGAACAATCCGCCCCCGTAGCCGCCCTGCAACTCAAAGCCGAAGACATCACCCGTTTGCAGCGGGCCACAGAGACCCCCGGGGTTCAAGCTTGGCACTTTATTTTTACCCCCACGCAGCAACTCTCCACTAATGGCATCAACGTCAACAAAATCCGCGATCGCCTCCAAAGTCTGGGCGAATTAATTTATGCCGCACCTCGGATGACCCCAGAGGGAAAAATCGCCTTTGACTTTCTCCTGGTCAATGCTCTGAACCCCAACACCTTTATCGGCTGGGAAAATGACGGACTCACCTGGGCTCCCTATCTCGCCTCGGAAAAAAACCCTCACCCTGAGGCAGAATCCCCCAACCCCACGATACCCCAGTCCCCAGAAACCGCTCCTCTCAATGAGCCTGATCCGGTTTCCCCTGGGCCCGGGCAACCCACCCCGATTTCTCCTCCCATCGCCGCCCCATTAATTTCCCAAAGCTCCAACGTGGTGCGAGTAGACCTCCCCAAACTCGATGAACTGATGCGAATCATGGGCGATTTAGTCATCACCCGATCGCGACTGTCCAATCAGCTCACCCACCTCCAAGAACAACTCCCGGTCAATCACCTGCGCCCCCTGGTCGAAATCAACCAAATCCTAGAACGCCAACTCCGGGACCTCCGAGAAGGGGTGATGCGAGTTCGCTTAGTCCCCATCGGGGAAATCTTTGCCCGGATGCAATTTGTGGTGCGCGACCTGGTGCGGGAAACCCCCAAACAGGTCCAAGTTGAACTCAGCGGCCAAGAAACGGAAATCGATAAATTTGTCGTCGAGCGGATGATGGACCCCCTGTTGCACCTGGTCCGAAATGCTGTCAGTCATGGCTTAGAAACCATCGAAGAGCGACTTCAAGCGGGCAAACCCACCACCGGAAAAATCGCCCTGCGCGCCAAAACCTGTGGAGAAATGGTGATCATCGAAGTTGAAGATGATGGCCGAGGCATTCATTCGCCCCAAATCCTCCAAAAAGCCTCATCCCAGAACCTCTTACCCCAGCGTCCCCATCCCCATCTGAACCCTCAACCAGAGGACCCCACCACCCTGCTCGAAATTCTGTGCACCCCTGGCTTTTCCACCCGAGAAGTCGCCGATTTAGCCAGTGGTCGGGGAGTGGGGATGGCGATCGTTAAAAATACCCTCCAGGAACTAGGGGGCACCCTGACCCTGGAAACCCACACCGGGCAAGGAACCAAATTTATCATTGAACTCCCCCTCACCTTGGCGATCGCCGATGTCCTGCTGCTCTCCCTGGGCCCAGAAACCTACGCCATCAGTGCCAGCTCTGTGCGCGAGGCGATCGCCCTGCCAGCGGAGGCCATCACCGTCTTTGAACAAACCCTGATGATTCCCTACCGAGGGAAAATCATTCCCCTGCTGCGCCTAGAATCCCTCTTTAACTTAATCCCCACAGAATCCACCCCCGGCGAGCCCCCTGTGCCGCCGGACTCCACTGCCTCTGCCCCCACCCCATCCTCACCCCACTCGGCCCTGTTCACCGGAATACCCCAGCAACACGCCCCTTCTTACACTCGGGCGATCGCCTCGAACTGGCGAGTCGTCATCGTCAGTAGCGGACCCAATACCGTCGGCATAGCCGTCGATCGCATCATCGGACAACGGGAAATCGTCGTGCGCCCCCTCAATGACCCCCTCGTTCAAGTCCTCGGCATTTCTGGAGCCACCGAAATCGGCGATGGTCGAGTCATCCTCATTCTCGATGCCCCCGCCCTTATGAGAGCCCATCATCCCCAACCCCACCGCACCTCCTAA
- a CDS encoding response regulator, with protein sequence MKRILVVDDSATMRKMVIASLRDLTNVTFQEAGNGLEAIEQLAVAPFDLMILDLNMPDMHGLEVLRFVLGHPSYNATPIVILTTKGDEGSRSEAIQAGAACYLTKPFEPRSLSSQVHDLLTH encoded by the coding sequence ATGAAACGGATTTTAGTTGTGGATGATTCCGCTACGATGAGAAAAATGGTAATCGCATCCCTGCGAGATTTAACCAACGTGACCTTTCAAGAAGCAGGGAATGGACTAGAAGCGATCGAACAACTAGCGGTTGCTCCCTTCGATTTAATGATTTTAGATTTGAATATGCCGGATATGCATGGGTTGGAAGTGCTGAGATTCGTCCTGGGGCATCCCAGCTATAATGCAACACCCATTGTAATTTTAACCACTAAAGGGGATGAAGGCAGTCGGAGTGAAGCCATCCAAGCGGGAGCAGCCTGTTATTTAACCAAACCCTTTGAACCTCGCTCCCTTTCAAGTCAAGTTCATGATTTGCTAACTCATTAA
- a CDS encoding Cof-type HAD-IIB family hydrolase, whose amino-acid sequence MPTPVTNPYKLGEPAIANADIQLLVLDIDGTIAGVSNQITQSVKDAITTVHRKGIPVAIATGRMYRSALRFHQEILSPLPLIAYQGALIKDPATELLHYHTPVASEIALELLDYFDDSTVRSQLSVHCYIDDCLYVRELTADSQAYGDRTGVTPIPYGDLRPLIAASAPTKLLALSQNTALIDELLQAFSLRYTPTELYLTKSHTTFLEAGNPSVNKGAAVRYLAEDLLGLSPGNVMCIGDNFNDVEMLEYAGIGVAMGNAPEGVKAVANWVSPSVEEEGVARAIERFLL is encoded by the coding sequence ATGCCAACTCCCGTAACCAACCCGTACAAATTGGGTGAACCGGCGATCGCCAATGCTGATATCCAATTACTGGTCCTCGATATTGATGGCACCATTGCCGGAGTCTCCAATCAAATCACCCAATCGGTGAAAGACGCGATAACTACCGTGCACCGAAAAGGCATCCCGGTGGCGATCGCCACGGGACGGATGTATCGATCCGCCCTCCGGTTCCACCAGGAAATTCTCTCCCCCTTACCCTTAATCGCCTACCAAGGGGCATTAATCAAAGACCCCGCCACTGAACTCCTTCATTACCACACCCCAGTTGCATCGGAAATCGCCCTGGAATTATTAGACTACTTTGATGACTCCACTGTGCGATCGCAGCTTTCAGTTCACTGCTATATCGACGATTGTCTCTACGTTCGCGAACTTACCGCAGACAGCCAAGCTTACGGCGATCGCACCGGAGTAACACCCATTCCTTATGGCGACTTGCGACCCCTCATCGCCGCATCTGCCCCTACAAAACTCCTCGCCCTCAGCCAAAACACGGCGTTAATCGACGAGTTGCTGCAAGCCTTTAGCTTGCGCTATACCCCGACAGAACTTTACCTCACCAAATCTCATACCACCTTCCTAGAAGCGGGAAATCCATCGGTGAATAAAGGCGCTGCCGTCCGTTATCTAGCCGAAGATCTCCTCGGACTCTCCCCTGGGAACGTCATGTGTATTGGGGATAATTTTAATGATGTGGAAATGCTGGAGTATGCCGGTATCGGTGTGGCGATGGGTAATGCCCCCGAGGGCGTCAAAGCGGTTGCTAATTGGGTGAGTCCCTCCGTAGAAGAAGAAGGAGTTGCCCGGGCGATCGAGCGTTTTTTGCTCTAA